One Brassica napus cultivar Da-Ae unplaced genomic scaffold, Da-Ae ScsIHWf_168;HRSCAF=305, whole genome shotgun sequence genomic window carries:
- the LOC125598294 gene encoding uncharacterized protein LOC125598294 has protein sequence MLDISCWPSLSKKTRSSFYSSINHALSPNCIYNHINTQSNIHFRHQLPNKTLIIFLSIYFKIVICESFSIYTNAIMNDKTLVSKPSRPDNIPKLLDRKENQGMIQDDERSKLDSRINIHTTRSRGGSLIEEVIDKLERFKVRTVNILVGVEDDEQKK, from the coding sequence ATGCTTGATATTTCTTGTTGGCCAAGTCTCTCGAAGAAGACTCGGTCGTCGTTTTATTCTTCTATAAATCATGCCTTAAGCCCCAACTGCATATATAATCACATAAACACACAATCCAACATACATTTTAGACATCAATTACCAAACAAAACACTGAtaatttttctatctatttatttcaaGATCGTTATTTGTGAATCATTCTCAATTTACACGAACGCAATAATGAACGACAAAACATTGGTCTCTAAACCTAGCAGACCAGACAACATCCCCAAGCTACTGGATCGTAAGGAGAATCAAGGCATGATTCAAGATGACGAGCGTTCTAAGCTTGATAGCCGCATTAATATCCACACGACACGCTCTCGAGGGGGCAGTCTAATCGAGGAGGTCATCGACAAGCTTGAGAGATTCAAAGTACGTACGGTTAACATCTTGGTGGGAGTAGAAGATGACGaacagaaaaaataa
- the LOC106451108 gene encoding polyadenylation and cleavage factor homolog 4 yields the protein MENSRRAFDRSRDPGPIKKPRLSDEPIRPVNSNARQFPSQRPLATAAVGVPPASSRFRAVGGGGREAESSSEAYEPQLVHPHYELVNQYKSALSELTFNSKPIITNLTIIAGENVHAAKAVVSTICNNIIEVPSDQKLPTLYLLDSIVKNIGRDYIKYFSARLPEVFVKAYKQVDPPMRSNMRHLFGTWKGVFHPQILQQIEKELGFNAKSDGSVAAVTTGRADLQSQRPPNSIHVNPKYLERQRLQQSGRTKVMVTDVPEIASNLTRDPDRLERVSSTASGGLWAGPTKVNTIRRPQKDSLSEPLYEKDMESISEEYEYAPDLPHNSRSVVKKVGPRITDDGSGKQWYEGMSRGPDLISDQREGLHTKSRVSNYATARLENSESSGPSRNIGVPYDSWKNSEEEEFMWDMHSRVSEIDVATINPKIEFQASDESERLESKNHLLKRPRYSAVDPRLDPVNSYSREQKDSSILGPWTSSPRSLHDSEVFPSISAASNAGRKGIQPQSRIASSGILPISGPVSDKQSKQNVSKQDSGRAHSLTQRDPRASRFPAKSQSDSVRPLSSNSQFKNTDTLELPDSSQVEKFDSKSTAENARGQANMNDLLAAVMKSGILSNNATCGGCKEEMSQNGADPRALTLSAVSKDKTLPTSMAGAVSLTGATSAQASKENSKASDPISSLLSSLVSKGLISASKPEPPASKTELPSLAQCAAPSVSQDHSPDHSTSSSMSVVPSDAQPVVLVKKGPSTAPKVAPVEIAKPEPENLIGLKFRADKIRELHPSVISSLFDDLPHLCTSCGVRLKQKEELVRHMEELHDKKKLELNGTNSKCRVWFPKADDWIAAKSGELEPECEEDLSEPESAAEDGPAIAADENQSACILCGEMFEEYFSQEVDQWMFKGASYLTIPPDESEANGPIVHAACLTKSSLPGLGVGNAIKQEMIE from the exons ATGGAGAATTCGCGTCGAGCGTTTGATAGATCGAGAGATCCGGGGCCGATTAAGAAACCGAGGCTCAGCGATGAACCAATCCGTCCCGTGAATTCCAACGCGCGGCAGTTTCCGTCGCAGAGACCGCTCGCTACGGCGGCGGTGGGAGTTCCACCGGCGTCGTCGAGGTTTCGAGCTGTTGGTGGTGGTGGGAGAGAAGCGGAGAGTAGTAGCGAGGCGTATGAGCCACAACTGGTTCATCCGCATTACGAGCTTGTGAATCAGTATAAGTCGGCGTTATCCGAGCTTACGTTCAACTCGAAGCCGATAATTACGAACCTGACGATAATCGCTGGAGAGAATGTTCATGCTGCAAAGGCCGTCGTGTCCACCATTTGCAATAACATCATAGAG GTACCAAGTGATCAGAAGCTGCCAACGTTGTACCTATTGGACAGCATTGTGAAGAACATTGGAAGAGATTACATTAAGTACTTTTCTGCCAGGCTGCCTGAG GTATTTGTTAAGGCTTACAAACAAGTTGACCCTCCTATGCGTTCTAACATGCGGCATCTTTTTGGAACCTGGAAAGGAGTCTTTCATCCGCAAATACTTCAGCAAATTGAGAAAGAACTAGGCTTTAATGCTAAAAGTGATGGCTCAGTAGCTGCGGTTACCACAGGCAGAGCTGATCTGCAATCACAGCGACCACCAAATAGCATCCATGTGAATCCCAAATATCTAGAAAGGCAACGCCTCCAACAGTCAGGACGG acaaaagtAATGGTTACGGATGTCCCTGAGATCGCATCCAATTTGACTCGGGATCCAGATAGACTGGAGAGAGTTTCAAGCACAGCATCTGGAGGCTTGTGGGCAGGTCCAACTAAAGTGAAT ACCATTCGACGACCTCAAAAAGACTCACTCAGTGAACCCCTCTACGAGAAGGATATGGAGTCAATATCAGAGGAATATGAATATGCTCCTGATCTACCGCACAATTCTAGATCAGTGGTTAAGAAAGTTGGTCCTAGGATTACTGATGATGGCAGTGGAAAACAATGGTACGAAGGTATGAGCAGAGGTCCTGATCTGATTTCCGACCAGAGGGAAGGGTTACACACCAAAAGCAGAGTTTCTAACTACGCTACTGCGAGACTTGAAAATTCGGAATCAAGTGGTCCCAGTAGAAATATAGGCGTGCCTTATGATAGTTGGAAAAACTCAGAGGAAGAAGAGTTTATGTGGGACATGCATTCAAGGGTATCCGAAATAGATGTGGCCACTATCAACCCGAAGATTGAGTTTCAGGCTTCAGATGAATCAGAGAGACTG GAATCTAAAAATCACCTCTTAAAACGGCCAAGGTATTCAGCTGTCGATCCAAGGCTTGATCCGGTGAATTCTTATTCCAGAGAGCAAAAAGATTCAAGTATTCTTGGCCCCTGGACGTCTTCTCCTAGATCTTTGCATGATTCAGAAGTTTTTCCTTCTATTAGTGCAGCCTCAAATGCAGGTAGAAAGGGAATTCAGCCTCAATCTAGGATTGCTAGCTCTGGAATCTTGCCAATCTCAGGACCTGTGTCAGATAAACAGTCGAAACAGAATGTGAGCAAGCAAGATTCTGGAAGAGCTCACTCCCTCACTCAACGTGATCCTAGGGCTTCCCGGTTTCCAGCAAAATCTCAAAGTGACTCCGTGCGGCCCTTATCTTCAAATAGCCAGTTTAAGAACACGGATACGCTTGAACTACCCGATTCATCTCAAGTTGAAAAGTTTGACTCTAAGTCAACAGCTGAAAATGCTCGAGGACAAGCCAACATGAATGATTTGTTGGCAGCTGTCATGAAGAGTGGAATCCTTTCTAATAATGCAACTTGTGGTGGATGCAAGGAGGAGATGTCTCAAAACGGGGCTGACCCAAGGGCACTAACCCTGTCAGCAGTATCTAAGGATAAGACTTTGCCAACTTCAATGGCTGGCGCAGTGTCTCTTACTGGTGCCACATCAGCACAGGCATCAAAAGAGAATAGTAAGGCCTCAGATCCTATTTCGTCCCTCTTGAGCTCCTTAGTTTCAAAGGGCTTGATATCTGCTTCAAAGCCGGAGCCGCCAGCTTCAAAGACGGAGCTGCCATCTCTCGCTCAATGTGCGGCTCCTTCCGTTTCACAAGACCATAGTCCTGATCATTCTACAAGTAGTTCTATGTCTGTGGTTCCATCAGATGCTCAGCCAGTGGTTTTGGTGAAGAAGGGTCCTTCCACTGCCCCGAAGGTAGCACCAGTGGAAATAGCAAAACCGGAACCTGAAAACCTCATAGGATTGAAGTTCAGAGCAGATAAAATCCGTGAACTTCACCCCTCGGTGATCAGTAGTCTTTTTGATGACCTTCCACACCTCTGCACCTCCTGTGGCGTTCGCCTTAAGCAAAAAGAAGAACTTGTCAGGCACATGGAGGAGCTGCACGATAAGAAGAAGCTCGAGTTAAATGGCACGAACAGTAAATGTAGGGTTTGGTTTCCAAAGGCTGATGACTGGATAGCAGCGAAATCTGGAGAGCTTGAACCTGAATGTGAGGAAGATCTGAGTGAACCCGAGAGTGCAGCTGAGGATGGTCCAGCCATAGCTGCTGATGAGAACCAGAGCGCATGTATATTATGTGGAGAGATGTTTGAGGAATATTTCAGTCAAGAAGTGGATCAATGGATGTTCAAAGGAGCTTCTTACCTTACCATTCCTCCGGACGAGAGTGAGGCCAATGGACCGATCGTCCATGCAGCTTGTTTGACCAAGAGTTCTTTACCGGGCTTGGGAGTTGGGAATGCAATCAAACAG GAAATGATTGAGTAG
- the LOC125598283 gene encoding uncharacterized protein LOC125598283, whose amino-acid sequence MRGLVACYSEHAINVSDAYCSGPSNNSYISPTLHPDTVTTTYKTNLPSSDKPVSVSLTWSDNLTVVISTQPKSYSVSLKKPKGSRNLTSSSGSLNAEILWDLTEAEYGNNGPEPTRRFSVAVVVNSEITLRVGDVRDTSSWRVSRTERFSGTCWLSTKAKFSDAGAKHEIQIQCGGGGGGSGGEEGYLWKLKRPETMSVWVHKKKVFEVKKLKWNFRGNQTMFFDGMLIDMMWDLHDWFFREPASLSSTSSSSSSSASSSSPPCAVFMFRRRSGLDSRLWLEEDEEENKKIGVREAKSFSLVICVSKK is encoded by the coding sequence ATGAGAGGCCTCGTGGCTTGTTACAGCGAACACGCCATTAACGTATCAGATGCGTACTGTTCAGGTCCTTCAAATAATTCCTACATCTCTCCGACATTACACCCCGACACAGTAACTACAACTTATAAAACCAATCTCCCTTCCTCCGACAAACCTGTCTCTGTTTCGCTCACCTGGTCGGATAATCTCACCGTCGTGATCTCCACGCAACCGAAGTCTTACTCTGTCTCCCTCAAGAAACCAAAAGGGTCAAGAAACTTGACTTCTTCCTCCGGTTCACTCAACGCTGAGATCCTCTGGGATCTAACTGAGGCAGAGTACGGTAACAACGGACCGGAACCAACAAGAAGATTCTCCGTCGCCGTCGTGGTCAACTCCGAGATCACCCTCAGAGTCGGCGACGTGCGAGACACGTCATCGTGGCGGGTCTCGCGAACGGAGAGATTCTCTGGAACTTGCTGGCTCTCAACGAAGGCTAAGTTCTCAGACGCTGGAGCCAAACACGAGATTCAGATCCAATGCGGCGGAGGAGGTGGTGGCAGTGGAGGAGAAGAAGGGTATTTATGGAAATTAAAACGTCCTGAAACGATGTCGGTTTGGGTGCATAAGAAGAAAGTGTTTGAGGTGAAGAAGCTGAAATGGAATTTTAGAGGGAACCAAACGATGTTCTTCGATGGGATGCTTATTGACATGATGTGGGACTTACACGACTGGTTCTTCAGAGAACCGGCGTCGTTATCTTCCACTTCGTCGTCATCGTCGTCTTCTGCCTCATCGTCTTCTCCTCCGTGTGCTGTGTTTATGTTCAGGAGGAGGAGTGGATTGGATAGTAGATTGTGGCtcgaggaagacgaagaagagaaCAAGAAGATTGGAGTAAGAGAAGCCAAATCGTTCTCTCTTGTCATTTGTGTCTCTAAAAAGTAA
- the LOC125598293 gene encoding UPF0481 protein At3g47200-like: MVDTAEEQPPNVSAHDGGESLLKIRIDSMHKKLKEPPRLLSSAAGKPSCSIFRVPQSMIDCNGRSYEPRVVSIGPYHRGHTHLQMMEEHKWHYLDALLTRTHQTKSLTLEDYMKTVESVEDEARECYSERIHMKSDEFNEMMVLDGCFILELFRKVSQLVPFQQDDPIVAMAWVLPFFYRDFLRIENQIPFFVLESLFDLTGGDDEKETNASLPSLAFAFFNNTMHRTKQDLARFKDLKAKHLLDLVRSSLLPESELHARSLTNPGKKKVPSNIIHSISKLRRAGIKIRELKDAESFIVVRFRHGAIEMPCITVDDFMSSFLQNCVAYEQCHVACSKHFTTYATLLDCLMNTYKDVEYLCDQNIIENYFGTEAEVAGFVNSLGRDVAFDMAECYLNDLFKDVNEYYKSSWHVEWASFKYTYFSSPWSFVSALAAFVLLILSIVQTIFTIFQAYQR, translated from the coding sequence ATGGTGGACACGGCGGAGGAGCAACCGCCTAATGTCTCCGCACACGACGGAGGAGAAAGCCTCCTCAAGATCCGCATTGACAGTATGCATAAGAAGCTAAAGGAGCCACCAAGATTGCTCAGCTCAGCCGCTGGAAAACCATCTTGCTCCATCTTCCGAGTACCTCAGAGCATGATTGATTGCAACGGTAGATCCTATGAGCCACGAGTGGTCTCCATAGGACCGTACCACCGAGGCCACACACACCTCCAAATGATGGAAGAACACAAATGGCATTATCTAGATGCTCTCCTCACTCGAACCCACCAAACAAAATCCTTAACCCTAGAGGATTACATGAAGACCGTGGAGAGCGTTGAGGACGAGGCACGAGAGTGTTACTCCGAGAGAATACACATGAAGTCAGACGAGTTCAACGAGATGATGGTTCTTGACGGTTGTTTCATTCTTGAGCTGTTTCGTAAAGTTAGTCAACTTGTTCCTTTCCAGCAAGACGATCCAATCGTGGCCATGGCTTGGGTGCTTCCTTTCTTCTACAGAGACTTTCTACGTATCGAGAATCAAATCCCTTTCTTCGTTCTTGAATCTTTGTTCGATCTCACAGGAGGTGACGACGAGAAAGAGACCAACGCTTCTTTACCGTCTCTAGCGTTTGCGTTTTTCAACAACACCATGCATAGGACAAAACAAGATCTCGCGAGGTTCAAAGACCTAAAAGCAAAACACCTCCTTGACCTAGTCCGGTCAAGCCTCCTCCCGGAGAGTGAGCTTCACGCGAGGTCACTAACCAATCCAGGGAAGAAGAAGGTACCGTCCAACATCATCCACAGCATCTCGAAGCTCCGACGAGCTGGGATCAAGATCCGCGAGCTTAAAGACGCGGAGAGCTTCATCGTTGTGAGGTTCAGACACGGAGCGATCGAGATGCCTTGCATCACCGTCGACGACTTCATGAGCAGTTTCTTACAGAACTGCGTGGCGTACGAGCAATGCCACGTGGCGTGCTCGAAGCATTTCACGACGTACGCTACGTTACTAGACTGTTTGATGAATACCTACAAAGACGTTGAGTATCTATGCGACCAAAACATAATAGAGAATTATTTCGGAACAGAAGCTGAGGTTGCTGGATTCGTGAACAGTCTAGGCAGAGATGTTGCGTTCGACATGGCGGAGTGTTATCTTAACGACTTGTTTAAAGACGTGAATGAGTATTACAAGAGTAGTTGGCACGTGGAATGGGCTAGTTTCAAGTACACTTACTTTAGTTCTCCTTGGTCTTTTGTCTCTGCTCTTGCTGCTTTTGTTCTTTTGATCTTGTCTATTGTTCAGACTATCTTCACCATCTTCCAGGCTTATCAAAGATAA
- the LOC106453456 gene encoding uncharacterized protein LOC106453456, with protein MAAEKKKHLHELLEDDQEPFHLNHYISDLRSQMGCSTLRVKKRKSENATVLPPGFFSCERSCFFATYTNSPDPRKSPLFELRSPANKKSRDGRVFLQIPTRTAAILLEAAARIQKQQVEKADKTNKRARNRGNAFGMFGSVLKRLTNRKAKPCLHSADGNAVLSERGSEPTSSSSRRERLVEVDDKWFCESPFHFVLHTTPSTSGNRTPHFTSTATSPARRSTEDEDSDETESLEKVRGQGEEDKEEEDKEQCSPVSVLDPLEEEEDDEDHHQREPDHINLPPCSFEVVQRAKRRLLKKLRRFEKLAGLDPVDLEGKMSEEDEEEDEESEEDDNVRVYDSDEEYEDVDDDAMAGESGSAEEERKKKNEEGQKKWRMMHAWRVGMGAEEDVDVVVQKDMRGEAGEWTKHGGEVEEAVSDLELSIFFFLIDELSHELVSSPP; from the exons ATGGCTgctgagaagaagaaacacTTACATGAGCTTCTTGAAGATGACCAAGAACCTTTTCATCTCAACCATTACATCTCTGACCTTAGGTCTCAGATGGGTTGCTCCACTTTGCGTGTCAAGAAACGAAAGTCTGAAAACGCCACCGTTCTACCTCCTGGCTTCTTCTCATGCGAGCGTTCTTGTTTCTTCGCGACTTATACTAACTCTCCCGACCCTAGAAAGTCTCCTCTCTTTGAACTCCGTTCTCCGGCGAACAAGAAGAGTCGTGACGGTCGAGTTTTCCTTCAGATACCGACAAGAACCGCCGCAATTCTGCTGGAAGCGGCGGCCAGGATTCAGAAGCAGCAGGTCGAGAAGGCTGATAAGACAAACAAGAGAGCTCGGAACAGAGGAAACGCGTTTGGTATGTTCGGGTCTGTTTTGAAGCGGTTAACTAACCGTAAAGCCAAACCGTGTCTGCATAGCGCTGATGGAAACGCGGTTTTGTCTGAACGCGGGTCGGAGCCAACGAGTAGTAGCAGCCGGCGAGAGCGTTTGGTGGAGGTTGATGATAAGTGGTTTTGTGAGAGCCCTTTTCATTTCGTCCTCCATACAACTCCTTCTACTTCCGGTAACCGGACTCCCCACTTCACGTCGACGGCTACTTCTCCGGCGAGACGCAGTACAGAG GACGAAGATAGCGATGAGACAGAGAGCTTAGAGAAAGTGAGaggacaaggagaagaagataaagaagaggaagacaagGAACAATGTAGCCCTGTTTCTGTACTTGACCCTCTTGAGGAAGAGGAGGACGACGAGGACCACCACCAACGTGAGCCTGACCATATAAATCTCCCCCCGTGCAGCTTTGAAGTTGTACAAC GGGCGAAAAGGCGGCTACTCAAGAAGCTTCGTAGATTCGAGAAGTTAGCAGGGCTGGATCCGGTAGACCTCGAAGGGAAGAtgtcagaagaagatgaagaagaggatgagGAGAGCGAGGAAGACGATAACGTAAGGGTTTATGATTCGGATGAAGAATATGAGGATGTAGATGATGATGCAATGGCAGGAGAGAGCGGAAGCGCCGaagaggagaggaagaagaagaatgaggaGGGGCAGAAGAAGTGGAGGATGATGCATGCATGGAGGGTAGGAATGGGTGCGGAGGAAGATGTGGACGTGGTGGTGCAGAAAGATATGAGAGGAGAGGCCGGAGAATGGACAAAACACGGTGGTGAAGTGGAGGAGGCCGTGTCCGATCTTGAGCTTTCtatattcttcttcttgattGATGAACTTTCCCATGAACTTGTATCTTCTCCTCCATGA